CGAGGTACTGGTAACCCGTGGCCGCCGTGCCCAACCGCAGCACGCCCGTGAGCCTCGGCGCGGTGGCCTGCACGTCCGGCTCCGCCTTGCCCTTCACCTTGAAGCGGCCGGGGCCCTCCGCCGTGAGGCCCAGGTTCGCGACGCCGGGGATGCGCTCGGCGATGAAGAAGTCACCCTCCACGGCGGGCACCGCCGCGCCGCCCGGGCCCGTCAGCGTCAGCGCGCCGGTGAACGCCTGGCCCGCGGTGAGGTTGGGCGCGTCCAACGCCACCGACACGGTGTGGCCGCTGTCCGCGAGGGGACGCGGCACCTTCGCCACCTCCGCGTCGAACACCGCCGCCGTCTCGGCGTCACGCAGCGTCTCCGGGCCGACCGGAATGGAGCGCGTCAGCATCAGCTCGGCGGGGATGCAGTGCACCTCGCACACCAGCGCCTCCACCGCGGCGGACAGCGTCAGCGCGCCAGCGGTGGCGCCTTCCGAGGCCTTCACGTCCGCGACGAGGATGGCCACGTCGTCATAGCCGTACGTGGTGATGAAGCCGTCCGACGTGCGGAAGGTGTCCGGGAAGGGCCACTTCAGCGGCCCCACCGTGGAGCCCGGCGTGTCCCACGCCACTTCCGTCTCCAGGCCGGAGTCGCCCGGGTTCTTCCAGTAGATGTGCCAACCCGGGTCCAGGCGGAAACGCACGCCCGCTCGGAAGGTGTCTCCCGGCTTCACCTGCGTCACGTCGACCAGGAGCGCGCCTTCGACCCGAGGCTTTCCCTGGTCGGGAGCGCTGGTCGCGACCGCCGACGCGGGCAGGTCCGCCCAGGCGACGGCCGCCAGCAACAGCAGTCCGATTCCACCAACCCGACCGAGCCTCTTGGACTGCCGATGCGTCATGCGATTCCCGTTAACCCAGAGGAGGCCAGCCCGCCAGCGGCAGACACGGGGCCCCGAGCACAGTGAACCATCCGGGCAGGCGGGCATTCCCCTCCGTTGACGCACCCGGCCTTGGCCCGAATGGACGACCGGGCGGCACAGGGGTTACAGCGTCACAGACGCAACGTCATGAGCCCACACAGGGGCAGCAGGCGAGCGCCGTCAGTCCTCGGTCTTCCAGGGAAGCAGCGCGGGCGCGGGCGCGGCGGGGCCCACGCGGCTCATGGTGATGCGGGAGACTTCCGAGTGCGCGCGGCGCATCACCAGCGCGGGGAGCTGGTTCGCGCGGCGCTCCAACACCCGGCGCAGGTCCGCCAGCCGCTCCACGTGGCGCTGGGCGGGAACCTCGGGCGCGCCGAGCCTCGCCAGCTTGTAGAGCGCGGCGTCGGCGGTCTCCAGCGCGCGCTCGGCGGCGTCCTGGTGACGGCGGCCCAGGGCCTTCCACGCGGCGGACTCGGCGGCGACCAGGTCCAGCTCGGCGGACACCGCGCGCACGTAGCGGCCCGAATCACTGTCGGGCAACACGCGCGTCACCGGCACGGAGATGCGCCGCGTGTCGCCGTGTTCGGTGAAGGACGTGGAGACGTTCAGGGTCCACTCCGCCTGGTCCAGCAGGCCGGCGAAGAGGACGCGGCGTGGGAAGGCCTGGGAGATGGCGCCCAGCGTCGCGCTCATCGCGTCGCCCTCGACGCGCGAGGGGTAACGGTGACGGCACCGCAGGTCCGCGAAGCCCGTGGGCAGCACGTGCACGCGCGCGTCGGCCACGACTTCACCGAAGAGCTCCGCGCCGAGCTGCCCCACGGCCATGGGCAGCCCTTCGGGGTCGTCCACGTGCACGAAGCCGGTGCCCGAGGGGCTGGTGAGCGCCTCGAGGATGTCGGGCAGGTAGTGCCGTCCCAGGCCCAGCGCGTGGAGCATCACGCCGGATTCGGAGACGCGGGCGCCCAGCGACTTGAACTCCGCGAGCTGCGACGGCCCCACGGAGGGCTCGCCGTCGGTGAGCATCAGGACCTGGGGACGGGCGCCGGGGACGAGCACGCGGCGGACGGATTCGGCGGCGCGCTCGACGGCCTCGTGCAGCGCGGTGCCTTCGCCGGACGCCAGGCGTGCGAGCACCTTGAGGAACTCCGCCCGGGCGGCGGTGTCCATGGCGCGCATGGGCAGCACCTGCTCGGGCTCGGCGTCGAAGGTGAGCAGGCCCAGGTAGTCGCGCGGGCTGGCACGCTCGACCAGCGCCTGGGCGGCCTGCACGGCGGCGAGCAGCGGGACGCCGCGCATGGAGGCGCTGCGGTCCAACGCCAGGTTGATGGCCACGGGCGCGCGGGGAGCGTCGGCGTCGGCCTCCAGGGTGACGAGGACGAGCACCTCACGGCCGTGCTCGGCGTCACGCTCTACTGCCCAGGCCATCTGCTTCATACGTACTCCCCCGTGTTCGCACGAGGCA
This genomic window from Myxococcus hansupus contains:
- a CDS encoding vWA domain-containing protein, with amino-acid sequence MKQMAWAVERDAEHGREVLVLVTLEADADAPRAPVAINLALDRSASMRGVPLLAAVQAAQALVERASPRDYLGLLTFDAEPEQVLPMRAMDTAARAEFLKVLARLASGEGTALHEAVERAAESVRRVLVPGARPQVLMLTDGEPSVGPSQLAEFKSLGARVSESGVMLHALGLGRHYLPDILEALTSPSGTGFVHVDDPEGLPMAVGQLGAELFGEVVADARVHVLPTGFADLRCRHRYPSRVEGDAMSATLGAISQAFPRRVLFAGLLDQAEWTLNVSTSFTEHGDTRRISVPVTRVLPDSDSGRYVRAVSAELDLVAAESAAWKALGRRHQDAAERALETADAALYKLARLGAPEVPAQRHVERLADLRRVLERRANQLPALVMRRAHSEVSRITMSRVGPAAPAPALLPWKTED